CACTCGAGGTCTTGGCGGAATCGGAGGTTCAGACTATCCCAGAGACGCGAGGCCCCATTCCCGAAGCGGGAGTAAAGAGCCTGGAAGAACCCTCGGTGAGGGAGCAGAACTTCGACTTCCTGCACGCCTCGGAATTCGTCTCCCTGGAGGCCGATGTCTGGAGGGAAGCCATTGACGCACTGCCCGGTGGAGTGAGCGATGTCTGGAATGACACCGCGACAATCGGCGAATATATCCATCGCAACTACAAGTACACCCCGCTTTCCACCAACGTGAACACCCGCGCCACCGAGGTGATCAAGAAAAAGCAGGGCGTCTGCCAGGACTTTGCCCACCTGATGCTGGGAATCTGCCGGACTCACGGCATTCCAGCCCGCTATGTCAGTGGCTATTTCCTCAACCAGCACAAGCTCCCCGGAGAGATCGAGGCCAGCCATGCGTGGCTCGAAGTCTTCATCCCTGATTACGGATGGAAGGGATATGATCCGACCCATCGACGAGAGGCTGATACCCGCTATGTGAAGCTGGCGGTGGGACGTGACTACGGTGACATTCGTCCTGTGGGAGGAACCTTCCGTGGGAAGGGAACGCGCAAGATGGTTGTCGAAGTCTCCGTCCAGCGGATTTCCTGACGGGTCACTCCCGTTCCGCGATCACCTCGCGGATGACTGCAAGAGTCTCCTTCAAGTTTCGCTCCAGCGTAAACTCTGAGGCGAGAGCGGCGCATGCGTTGCGTGCTTGATCGGCCTGAACCGGGTCACTGAGAATCCCAAGCCACTTGTGAAGGGCGGTGACGAGAGCTGCACTATCAGAAGACTCGGCGATTACTTCGCCATGCACTCCCGGAGTCATAATTTCCGAAACTCCATTTGCAGCTGTGGTGATCACCGGAAGACCCGCGCTCAAGGCCTCCAGCGTAGCCAGCGGGAAGGGATCGAAGATCGTCGGGAAGAGAATAATATCGGCCGCATAATAGATCGTCGCCATCTGACTGACACTTCCAAGGAAACGCACGGAGGGAGACGCATAGCGCTTCTCATTCCCCTTTCCTGCCACGAACAGTTTCACCATAGGATCCCTCAACGATTCAACCGCATCGATGGCGAATCTGAGTCCCTTGCGCTCCCAACCGGTGCCGACAAAGAGAACAACCTTTTCATCCGCCGGAATCCCGAGTTTTCGGCGGGCGATTTCCCTTTCCTCATGAGTGGTTGCCTCACGACTCGGCACACCGTTCCGGATCAAGGTGATTTGCTCCTCCGGATAACCATAGAGAGCGCTGATCTCGCCGCTGATCTTGTGAGATAGGGAGATCACTCGCCTAGTTTTTTCCGGAGTGAAGAGTTGCCTTTCAAGGCGGAGCTTCTCTCGGTGCTTCGGACTGATTTTTTGAAAGAACCGGGCCCAGAGTCCGATATGTCGGGAGCGCTGTTCAATCCATGCCGCATGAAGACCCTCATCAGTCCGGTAGAGGTCGCAACCCGGAACTTTCTCCACGGAAAGAATCAAATCAAACCGGTTGTCAGGAGAGGCCTTTTGCCTTGTTACCTCGGCACTGTACTGGGAGAGGCTACCTCCCTTGCAGCGAATGATCTCTCCACCCGGCCATTCAGCCTTAGGCCATTCCGAGGTTCCCAGCAGAACGACCCGATGCCCCTCCCCTCTCAATCCTTCGGCTAATCCCTTGAGATAAGCCTCAACTCCACCAGTCGGGGAATATCCGCGTCGCAGGAAACCGATGGTTAATTGGGAATCGGCCATTGGGTATAGGGCATCGGGGATAGGGAATACAAAGGCATCATTCTCAAACTAACCGCCCTGATCAACTCCTCCCTATCACCTATTACCAATTTGTACTCGCTTGATTCCCACAAGGTACGCCCTACGGGTCCATCTTCGTGACGATAACTCTCCTTTCCCAAAGGCTGTTTTCCGATAACCCATCACCAATTCCCCATAACCTATTTTGGACTCTTCTCGCTATTCCATGACATACTATGACTACCGAGATGAGCCCTCT
This genomic interval from Verrucomicrobiota bacterium contains the following:
- a CDS encoding glycosyltransferase family 4 protein; the protein is MADSQLTIGFLRRGYSPTGGVEAYLKGLAEGLRGEGHRVVLLGTSEWPKAEWPGGEIIRCKGGSLSQYSAEVTRQKASPDNRFDLILSVEKVPGCDLYRTDEGLHAAWIEQRSRHIGLWARFFQKISPKHREKLRLERQLFTPEKTRRVISLSHKISGEISALYGYPEEQITLIRNGVPSREATTHEEREIARRKLGIPADEKVVLFVGTGWERKGLRFAIDAVESLRDPMVKLFVAGKGNEKRYASPSVRFLGSVSQMATIYYAADIILFPTIFDPFPLATLEALSAGLPVITTAANGVSEIMTPGVHGEVIAESSDSAALVTALHKWLGILSDPVQADQARNACAALASEFTLERNLKETLAVIREVIAERE
- a CDS encoding transglutaminase family protein yields the protein MISQSSSTTESKGAKVPWTEPILLSISHLTRYTYEGAVQDSFNEARLQPITDTLQQCRNFRFKIDPASSVRDYPDFYANCVHYFDVPQPHESLEVLAESEVQTIPETRGPIPEAGVKSLEEPSVREQNFDFLHASEFVSLEADVWREAIDALPGGVSDVWNDTATIGEYIHRNYKYTPLSTNVNTRATEVIKKKQGVCQDFAHLMLGICRTHGIPARYVSGYFLNQHKLPGEIEASHAWLEVFIPDYGWKGYDPTHRREADTRYVKLAVGRDYGDIRPVGGTFRGKGTRKMVVEVSVQRIS